Below is a window of Candidatus Nanopelagicales bacterium DNA.
AGTGGGAGTGTGGCGCGTGCGGCGCGGTCTTGGATCGTGACTACAACGCCGCTGTTTGCTTGTTGGTCGCCGCAGGGCATGCGGAGACTCTAAACGCCTGTGGAGGAGATGTCAGACTGGCGCTCGCGTCAGCGATTTCCCGTGAAGCAGGAACCAGTGGGAACCCGCGAGGTAGTACCACCCCCCAAGCGGCATAATCGCGAAGGGAGAATCCCCCACACATTCATGTCGGGGAGGAGCGTCAAGTTCGTCGAGTCACGGTCAGGCCAGGGAGGTGAGGCCGGAACTATGCCGAAACGCATGGCCGCCGCTCTCGCCGTCACGGCTCTGCTCGTCACCGCACAGATAGCGGCTTCGGCTCCCAGCGCCCCGATGGCCGCAGCCAGCCACACCACCCAACAAGCCGCTGCTCCAGCGTCCGTGCGAACAGCGATACTGCCCCCACGTTGGCGCGGTAGGAACGTCACCCGCCTACCGACGAAGCGACGCGTCGTAGCCCTCACGATCGACTGCGGGAGTGGTAATGGAGCCGCTCGGTCCATGATGAGAACGCTGCGCGAAAAGAACGCTGAGGCCACGTTCTTCGTCACGGGCGCCTTCGCGCGCAACTACCCAGGCGACGTGCGGCGCATGGCCAAGGCCGGTCACACAGTCGGAAATCACAGCGACACACATCCGGACTTCCGTAACCTGTCGACCCAGCAGCAGACCAAACAGATCAAGCGCGCGGGATCACGCATCACCGCCTTGACTGGATTCACGCCTCGCCCCTGGTTCCGCTTCCCGTACGGCGGGTTCAGCCAGTCGTCAATCAAGCTCGCCAACAAACATGGTTATGCTGCGGTCGGTTGGACGGTAGACACACTCGGATGGCTTGGGACCAGTGGAGGCCAATCGGCGCAGTCCGTGATTCGGCGGGTAACGGCCGCCGCCCGCCCAGGCGAGATCGTGCTCATGCATTGCGGGGCCAATCCGACCGACGGCAGCAAGCTGGACGCGAAGGCGCTTCCCACCATCATCGACCGCTTGCGCGCCAAGGGGTACGAGTTCGTCCGGCTCGGCGACTCGCCTCCCCGCTACTGACGCAGCCGCCACGCAACCCAGCCAGAGCGGTCGACCGCCGTGATTCGCCCCTGTGCTCCAGCCCGCTACCCGCGGCCTGTGGCAGCTACTTGCAGCCGCTGCGCGACGGCCTCGGCCGCCACGCGAGCACCGCCAACGACAGCGGCGACGCCGACACCATCGAAGGCCGCGCCGCAAAGTTCGAGCCCGTGAACCCCCGCGATAACCGACCTGATCCGCTCCACGCGCCGCACATGACCGGTCGCGTACTGAGGCAGTGCATCCATCCACCGCGTGACACGGAAGTCGATCGGAGGTCGCGATATCCCAATCGCCTCCGCCAGTTCCTCATGAATATCACCGACGAGGTCAGCGTCATCTCGTTCTAGAAGGTCTTCCTCGCCCAATCTGCCGATCGACGCCCTGATCATCACCATCGAGCCTGGCCCGCCCCTCCTGGTGCGAGCGGCCCGGGCGATCCAATCCCACTTGCAGGAGGCATACGTCGCGGCCTTGACCATCCGCCCCTCCGTGGGCGAGACCAGGAACCCCGACCCTGACATTGGGCTGACAGCGTCAGCAGGGTAGGCGAGTCCGACCACTGCCATGCTCGACATGTCAATAAGGCCCAGGTCGTTGGCGGCCGGTGGACAGATGTGGGCCAACAGGGCTGAAGCCTCATGTGGCGGCAGCGCGACGATGACCTCCTCGGCCTCGACCACTTCCTGACCTTCAGCTGAGGCAACGATCAGCCGCCAGTGATCGTCAAGGCGGTGCAACGACTGAACCTGAACTCCTGTGCGGACCGTGCCGCCGAGGGACTCCACATGCGCCGCGACAGCCTGCGGGAGTCGGCCCACTCCCCCGCGAATGCCAGCGAACACGGGCCCTCTGCGCGCTCCAGCGCTGCGACCGCCGCCGCGAGCGGTGCGCTCGACAGCCTTCAGCAGTGACTTCTCGTGTCGCAGCTCACGGAACAGCGCGGGCACTGTGGCCTGCATCGAAAGCGCATCCGCGCGGCCCGCGTACACCCCTCCGAGGATCGGCTCAACCAGAGCGTCTACGACCTTGCGACCCAGACGCGACTCCACGAACGCACCCACCGACACGTCATTCTCGAATCGGGTCGCTGGCGCCGCGTACTCCAGCGGCAGCCTGAGCACGGTCCGAAGTGGTAGAACTCCTGACGACGTCAACGCACGCAGATCCGTGGGAACGCCCATGAACGTCGGGGGCATCTGGCGCAGTCGGTCCCGAGTCCACAACGAAACCCCAATGACTTCCGGATGCACAATGTCTCGGTCGAGCCCGACTGACCTGGCGAGCCCTACGGCTTCCGGCCTGCTCGACTGCATGCCCTCCGCGCCCTCGTCCAGAGGCACACCCGCCACTTCGCTGACCTGTAGCTTCCCGCCAACCTGTCCGTCTGCTTCAAACACCGTCACATGCGCCCGGCCGTCAGCGGCTCCAAGGAGGGAGTGTGCTGCGGTCAGACCAGCGATCCCTCCGCCTATCACAGCAACTCTCGGCGTTCCGGTGCGTGGCGCCGGAAGGACGCGCAGGCCTCGCCGCTTGTTATGTACCACTTCGCCGGGGGGTGCGGCGTCGCTCGCG
It encodes the following:
- the hemG gene encoding protoporphyrinogen oxidase yields the protein MTTSASDAAPPGEVVHNKRRGLRVLPAPRTGTPRVAVIGGGIAGLTAAHSLLGAADGRAHVTVFEADGQVGGKLQVSEVAGVPLDEGAEGMQSSRPEAVGLARSVGLDRDIVHPEVIGVSLWTRDRLRQMPPTFMGVPTDLRALTSSGVLPLRTVLRLPLEYAAPATRFENDVSVGAFVESRLGRKVVDALVEPILGGVYAGRADALSMQATVPALFRELRHEKSLLKAVERTARGGGRSAGARRGPVFAGIRGGVGRLPQAVAAHVESLGGTVRTGVQVQSLHRLDDHWRLIVASAEGQEVVEAEEVIVALPPHEASALLAHICPPAANDLGLIDMSSMAVVGLAYPADAVSPMSGSGFLVSPTEGRMVKAATYASCKWDWIARAARTRRGGPGSMVMIRASIGRLGEEDLLERDDADLVGDIHEELAEAIGISRPPIDFRVTRWMDALPQYATGHVRRVERIRSVIAGVHGLELCGAAFDGVGVAAVVGGARVAAEAVAQRLQVAATGRG
- a CDS encoding polysaccharide deacetylase family protein; translation: MPKRMAAALAVTALLVTAQIAASAPSAPMAAASHTTQQAAAPASVRTAILPPRWRGRNVTRLPTKRRVVALTIDCGSGNGAARSMMRTLREKNAEATFFVTGAFARNYPGDVRRMAKAGHTVGNHSDTHPDFRNLSTQQQTKQIKRAGSRITALTGFTPRPWFRFPYGGFSQSSIKLANKHGYAAVGWTVDTLGWLGTSGGQSAQSVIRRVTAAARPGEIVLMHCGANPTDGSKLDAKALPTIIDRLRAKGYEFVRLGDSPPRY